A window of Sulfurimonas gotlandica GD1 contains these coding sequences:
- a CDS encoding SDR family NAD(P)-dependent oxidoreductase → MKKNILITGCSSGIGYDTAHYLHNNGYKVYASARDAEDVKRLQDEGLETFLLDVTSADAITEVLNNITKDGAELYAVFNNAGYGQPGAVEDITTDVLREQFETNLFGLHELTRQAIKIMRKQGYGRIIQHSSVLGIISLRFRGAYNASKYAIEGLCDTLRLELMETDIYVCTINTGPVRSDFRKNAIKMFKKNVVSEGSIFEKEYNEELLTVKEKDNDPFTKNSDVVIKNILHALESKKPQPRYYNTLATHLLGGFKRVLSTSVLDRILRKI, encoded by the coding sequence TTGAAAAAAAACATCTTAATAACTGGTTGTTCTAGCGGTATAGGCTACGACACTGCTCACTACCTACACAACAACGGTTATAAGGTTTATGCATCTGCTAGAGATGCAGAGGATGTAAAAAGACTTCAAGATGAAGGTCTAGAGACTTTTTTGCTTGATGTTACTTCTGCAGATGCCATAACAGAAGTTCTAAACAACATTACAAAAGATGGAGCAGAACTTTACGCAGTATTTAACAACGCAGGCTACGGACAACCCGGAGCTGTAGAAGATATAACTACTGATGTTTTAAGAGAGCAGTTTGAGACTAACCTTTTTGGACTTCATGAACTTACACGTCAAGCCATCAAAATTATGAGAAAACAAGGCTATGGAAGAATCATTCAGCACTCCTCTGTTTTAGGAATCATCTCGCTTCGTTTTCGTGGAGCCTACAACGCTTCAAAATATGCTATAGAAGGTCTCTGTGACACACTACGCCTAGAACTTATGGAGACAGATATTTATGTATGTACCATAAACACAGGACCAGTCCGTTCAGACTTTCGAAAAAATGCTATAAAGATGTTTAAAAAAAATGTAGTCTCAGAAGGAAGTATTTTTGAGAAAGAATACAACGAAGAGCTGCTCACTGTAAAAGAAAAAGACAATGACCCCTTCACAAAAAACTCTGACGTTGTTATAAAAAATATACTCCACGCACTAGAATCCAAAAAACCACAACCCAGATACTACAACACTCTGGCTACGCATCTACTTGGAGGATTTAAAAGAGTTTTATCTACAAGTGTTCTTGATAGGATTCTGAGGAAGATTTAA
- a CDS encoding thioredoxin family protein → MQTIENINNTIKENLAVMVYFSAPTCNVCHALKPKLMDALDANFTDFKVESVDISESEDIAPFFNVYAIPTVLVYLDGKEFLRKSRHMSVDEVISEIKRPYEIMTS, encoded by the coding sequence ATGCAAACAATTGAAAATATAAATAACACTATAAAAGAAAACTTAGCTGTAATGGTCTACTTTTCAGCACCGACTTGTAACGTATGTCATGCGTTAAAACCTAAACTCATGGATGCTCTAGATGCTAACTTCACAGACTTTAAAGTAGAGAGTGTAGATATCTCAGAGAGTGAAGATATAGCTCCTTTTTTTAATGTCTATGCGATACCTACTGTTTTAGTATATTTAGACGGCAAAGAGTTCTTACGTAAATCTCGTCACATGAGTGTCGATGAGGTTATCAGTGAGATAAAAAGACCTTACGAGATTATGACTTCTTGA
- a CDS encoding AEC family transporter has product MSSIIFSILGIYIFIVVGFIAKMSFKDQIDDKTITLINVYFLQVFLTFWGLLIRPIDITLLYAPSIYLGIVVVLLLVSVVVAKKLFESPKEYSIATVAAIIGNTGNLGIPINIAIFGEESIPYTTVVNLMNVFVVYTVGVFYYSRGSFDTKTSLLNIVKLPILWAAILAILLSIYGYKPSGVVLNTLMMGAYASMTMQLFLFGIYLYGTKIQEISKTLVIWVLTFKFLLLPAIAFLVLVNIELDPMIKGIIFIELMMPLAVANVNLASLYDCSPRVVTALVFLSSVVFLGVIFVAVEVLAYL; this is encoded by the coding sequence ATGAGTTCAATAATATTTTCAATTCTTGGTATATATATTTTTATTGTCGTGGGTTTCATCGCTAAGATGAGTTTTAAAGACCAGATTGACGATAAGACTATTACACTTATAAATGTCTATTTCCTGCAAGTCTTTTTAACTTTTTGGGGACTTCTTATCCGTCCTATCGACATCACACTTCTTTACGCTCCTAGCATCTACCTTGGCATCGTTGTCGTACTTCTTTTAGTCTCAGTTGTAGTTGCTAAAAAACTATTTGAATCTCCAAAAGAGTACTCCATCGCAACAGTTGCCGCCATCATAGGAAACACAGGAAACCTTGGCATCCCCATAAACATAGCTATCTTTGGTGAAGAGTCCATTCCCTACACGACAGTAGTAAACCTTATGAATGTTTTTGTGGTCTATACTGTAGGTGTTTTTTACTATTCTCGTGGAAGCTTTGATACTAAGACATCTCTACTAAACATCGTAAAACTTCCTATCCTTTGGGCGGCAATACTAGCCATACTTCTTAGCATCTACGGATACAAACCTTCAGGTGTAGTTTTAAATACTCTGATGATGGGGGCTTATGCATCTATGACTATGCAGCTCTTTCTCTTTGGCATCTATCTCTATGGGACTAAGATTCAGGAGATCAGTAAGACCTTAGTGATTTGGGTCTTAACATTTAAGTTCCTGCTACTTCCTGCTATTGCCTTTTTAGTTCTAGTAAATATAGAACTTGACCCTATGATAAAAGGAATCATCTTTATAGAGCTGATGATGCCGCTAGCTGTCGCAAATGTAAATCTTGCATCTCTATATGACTGTAGCCCAAGAGTCGTGACTGCTTTAGTATTTTTGTCTTCAGTAGTTTTCTTGGGAGTTATATTTGTAGCTGTGGAAGTTTTGGCTTACTTATAA
- a CDS encoding transcriptional regulator codes for MTCIVKHGSGEKVVAMAREVGVSGEIIFNARGAGIRERLGLWGIAVEVDKDVVTMMTSIENRDLLIHHLYTKLGLNRPGAGVVYATALDKVATYIPEAVLSTLEKEGPQ; via the coding sequence GTGACATGCATCGTTAAGCATGGATCTGGAGAAAAAGTTGTTGCCATGGCACGTGAAGTTGGGGTGAGTGGTGAAATAATTTTTAATGCTAGAGGTGCGGGTATTCGTGAACGTCTAGGTCTTTGGGGGATTGCTGTAGAGGTTGACAAAGATGTCGTGACTATGATGACTTCAATAGAAAACCGTGATTTACTTATTCATCATTTATACACGAAGCTCGGTCTTAACAGACCTGGAGCTGGTGTTGTTTATGCAACCGCTCTTGATAAAGTTGCTACTTATATACCTGAGGCTGTTCTGAGTACTTTAGAAAAGGAAGGGCCACAATGA
- a CDS encoding DUF1538 domain-containing protein yields MNEDTTPSDTTEDIQTFSYSQYTRATGTQVSEVRYNDILPNIEFDSSGILIPHRYSRLTLKAREKLALLRPFLSSRIMEQVSAVVPLALYLMLFQVLILRQLVEGGWFIVGGMFAVIVGLMLFMEGLKIGLMPLGAIIGETLPRKLALPFVLIIALLLGVGVTFAEPAIGALKMAGQIVSVEKAPYLFTLLNDYSGVLVLVVGVSVGLATVIGTLRLLYGWSLKPFIYASLAAVMIPTLYMTSDPQLNAVLGLAWDAGAVTTGPVTVPLVLALGVGISAAAGKGEGGLSGFGIVTLASLFPVVGVLLLTLYVASVQSPMEIIQAAQGLSTMAGSEAIAWYERSPVVEVISGIRAILPLVAFLFLILSVILRKRLQKQAEIFFGIGLTVAGMCVFNIGLTYGLSMLGSTAGSFVPTAFMLVDGMPNSPLYNYGFGLMLAIVFAWFLGFGATIAEPALSALGITAEELTNGMIKKKELIITVSFGVAFGIALGLAKLIFNLPLVWLLVGGYSLAIFLTVISSETLVNIAWDSAGVTTGPVTVPLVLALGLGFGTATHAVEGFGILCMASIGPILSVLIFGQWSSYKEKSLLKQSGKNQKSSTLEVVEGVI; encoded by the coding sequence ATGAATGAAGACACTACACCCTCTGATACTACTGAAGATATTCAAACCTTCAGTTATTCTCAGTATACTCGAGCAACTGGAACACAAGTTTCTGAGGTACGGTACAATGACATTTTACCAAATATTGAGTTTGACTCAAGTGGTATACTTATCCCACATCGCTATTCTAGATTAACCCTTAAAGCACGTGAAAAGCTAGCTCTACTTCGTCCTTTCTTGTCTTCTCGTATTATGGAACAAGTTAGTGCAGTGGTTCCTTTGGCTCTTTATCTTATGTTGTTCCAAGTTTTAATCCTTCGTCAATTGGTAGAAGGTGGTTGGTTTATTGTAGGCGGTATGTTTGCAGTTATTGTCGGACTAATGCTGTTTATGGAAGGACTTAAAATTGGGCTAATGCCTTTAGGTGCGATTATCGGTGAAACTTTACCACGGAAACTCGCCTTGCCTTTTGTCTTAATAATTGCCTTATTGTTGGGTGTTGGTGTCACCTTCGCTGAACCTGCAATCGGGGCTTTGAAAATGGCTGGGCAAATTGTATCGGTTGAAAAAGCTCCTTATCTGTTCACTTTACTTAATGACTACTCCGGTGTACTAGTGTTAGTCGTTGGTGTTTCTGTAGGACTGGCTACGGTGATTGGAACGCTTAGGTTATTGTATGGATGGAGTTTAAAACCGTTTATCTATGCCTCATTGGCTGCAGTGATGATTCCAACGCTATACATGACAAGTGATCCTCAGCTTAATGCTGTACTTGGTCTTGCTTGGGATGCGGGTGCAGTCACGACAGGACCTGTTACAGTACCTTTAGTTTTGGCTCTTGGCGTAGGTATTTCTGCCGCCGCAGGAAAGGGAGAAGGTGGTCTTTCCGGTTTTGGTATTGTCACTTTGGCATCTCTTTTCCCCGTTGTCGGAGTCCTCTTGTTGACGCTTTATGTGGCTTCTGTCCAATCTCCTATGGAAATCATACAAGCTGCACAAGGTCTATCCACTATGGCAGGTTCAGAAGCAATTGCTTGGTATGAGCGCAGTCCAGTTGTTGAAGTTATTTCAGGTATTCGTGCTATCTTACCTTTGGTCGCTTTTCTTTTTTTAATCTTGAGTGTTATCTTACGTAAACGTCTACAAAAACAAGCAGAAATATTTTTTGGGATAGGATTGACTGTTGCTGGAATGTGTGTGTTTAATATTGGTCTGACTTATGGCTTGTCAATGCTAGGAAGCACGGCAGGAAGTTTTGTTCCAACTGCATTTATGCTGGTAGATGGAATGCCAAACTCACCTCTGTATAATTATGGATTTGGATTGATGTTAGCTATAGTATTTGCATGGTTTCTTGGGTTTGGGGCTACAATTGCAGAACCTGCTTTGTCTGCACTTGGAATTACAGCTGAAGAGTTGACGAATGGAATGATTAAGAAAAAAGAGCTTATTATCACTGTCTCTTTTGGAGTAGCTTTTGGTATTGCTTTGGGACTTGCCAAGTTGATTTTTAACCTGCCTTTGGTTTGGTTACTAGTTGGTGGTTATTCTTTGGCTATTTTTTTAACTGTGATTTCAAGCGAAACACTTGTAAATATTGCATGGGATAGTGCTGGTGTAACAACGGGTCCAGTGACTGTTCCTCTTGTTTTAGCTTTGGGTCTTGGTTTTGGGACTGCTACTCATGCTGTTGAAGGGTTTGGTATTTTGTGTATGGCATCAATCGGCCCAATTCTTTCTGTTTTAATATTTGGACAATGGTCGAGTTATAAAGAGAAGTCACTTCTCAAGCAATCTGGTAAAAATCAAAAATCATCCACTCTTGAAGTGGTAGAAGGTGTTATATGA
- a CDS encoding exopolyphosphatase: MSKKFRLVTRSDMDGLVCAVILKQLELIDDIKFVHPKDMQDGTIVITENDIITNLPYVPQAHLVFDHHESETVRNEKADNHIIIADAPSAARVVYDHYVKDNDLSMIREDMMVAVDKADSAQFSKEDILNPKGWDLLSFLMDSRTGLGRFRDFRISNYDLMMDLIDYCHDHGIEDIMTLPDVKERVDLFNKYAGEFKDQLERCSTVHDNLIVLDLRDEEIIYPGNRFMIYAMFPEINISIHVLWGFLKQNTVFATGKSIIDRGSKTNVGELMYKYGGGGHGAAGTCQIDNDKCEDVLKELITSITNDG, translated from the coding sequence ATGAGTAAAAAGTTTCGTTTAGTCACTAGAAGTGATATGGATGGTCTTGTTTGTGCTGTAATTTTAAAACAGTTAGAGTTGATAGATGATATTAAGTTTGTGCATCCAAAAGATATGCAAGACGGTACGATAGTTATTACTGAGAATGATATCATCACAAATCTGCCTTATGTTCCACAAGCTCACTTAGTTTTTGATCACCATGAGAGTGAAACTGTTCGTAATGAAAAAGCTGACAATCACATAATTATCGCAGATGCTCCATCTGCTGCTCGTGTTGTCTATGATCACTATGTTAAAGACAACGACCTCTCTATGATTCGTGAAGACATGATGGTTGCAGTTGATAAAGCAGATTCGGCTCAGTTCTCAAAAGAAGATATTTTAAATCCTAAAGGCTGGGATCTACTCAGCTTCTTGATGGATTCACGTACAGGTCTTGGAAGATTTAGAGATTTTAGAATCTCAAACTATGATCTTATGATGGATCTTATTGACTACTGTCATGACCACGGAATAGAAGATATTATGACTCTTCCTGATGTAAAAGAGAGAGTTGATCTATTTAACAAATATGCAGGCGAGTTTAAAGATCAGTTAGAGAGATGTTCTACTGTTCATGATAACTTGATTGTTCTTGATTTAAGAGATGAAGAGATCATCTACCCGGGTAATCGTTTTATGATATATGCAATGTTCCCTGAGATAAATATTTCTATACATGTACTTTGGGGATTCCTAAAACAAAACACAGTTTTTGCAACAGGTAAATCAATCATCGATAGAGGTTCAAAAACTAATGTTGGCGAGCTAATGTATAAATATGGCGGTGGTGGTCACGGTGCTGCTGGTACTTGTCAGATAGACAATGATAAATGTGAAGATGTTTTAAAAGAACTTATCACTTCTATTACAAACGATGGCTAA
- a CDS encoding protein adenylyltransferase SelO encodes MKLSQLKLTTPYRELDPIFFDEVEPTPLKDPFLISVSKDAAKLLGVDEDITKDENLVGILNGTYSLEGSDTFAMCYAGHQFGHFVYRLGDGRAINLGKVNGQNLQLKGSGLTLYSRMGDGRAVLRSSIREYLMSEAMHGLGIETSRALALIGSDSDVTRQEREKGAIVLRLSPTWVRFGTFEYFNFRGEHARVQKLADYVIDESFEHLKDVEGMYVKMYEEIVRNTAITIARWQSVGFNHGVMNTDNMSIDGRTIDYGPFAFLDDYESGYICNHTDVDGRYSFKNQPGIAHWNLHKLAVALSSIVNHDRALEILDKTFGTSYEEEYLSIMYKKMGLYERDEKDIELFKWMLGSLESATIDYTKFFRTLSAYDGDKKNILDMAVFQTPLSEWLDAYDERLKKETLSNEKRHTQMLKTNPKYILKNHILQEAIEKAQQGEYSMIDELLIVAHSPFEEHLELEHLAKATPLKSKNIKLSCSS; translated from the coding sequence ATGAAACTATCACAATTAAAACTTACTACTCCATATAGAGAACTTGATCCTATATTTTTTGATGAAGTAGAACCGACACCACTTAAAGATCCTTTCCTTATCTCTGTATCTAAGGATGCTGCAAAACTCTTAGGAGTAGATGAGGATATAACTAAAGATGAAAATCTAGTAGGTATACTAAATGGCACTTACTCCCTTGAAGGCTCAGATACATTTGCCATGTGTTATGCAGGTCATCAATTTGGGCATTTTGTTTATAGACTTGGAGATGGACGTGCTATAAATCTAGGTAAGGTAAATGGTCAAAACCTGCAACTTAAAGGTTCCGGTCTTACTCTATACTCCCGTATGGGTGATGGAAGGGCAGTTTTACGCTCATCAATTCGTGAGTATCTCATGTCTGAAGCGATGCATGGTCTTGGCATCGAGACTTCACGAGCACTCGCTCTTATTGGAAGTGATTCCGATGTAACAAGACAGGAGAGAGAAAAAGGTGCAATAGTTCTTCGTCTTTCTCCTACTTGGGTTCGTTTTGGTACATTTGAGTACTTTAACTTTAGAGGTGAGCATGCAAGGGTTCAAAAACTTGCAGACTATGTCATAGATGAATCATTCGAGCATCTAAAAGATGTAGAGGGAATGTACGTGAAGATGTATGAAGAGATAGTTCGAAATACAGCCATAACTATTGCCAGATGGCAGAGTGTAGGTTTTAACCATGGAGTTATGAACACTGACAATATGTCCATAGATGGAAGAACGATAGACTACGGACCTTTTGCATTTTTGGATGATTATGAGTCTGGATATATTTGTAATCATACAGATGTAGATGGTCGCTACAGTTTTAAAAACCAACCCGGCATCGCTCACTGGAACCTGCATAAACTTGCAGTGGCACTATCATCGATAGTAAATCATGACAGAGCTTTAGAGATCTTAGATAAGACCTTTGGTACTAGCTATGAAGAAGAGTATCTAAGCATCATGTATAAAAAGATGGGACTCTATGAGAGAGATGAAAAAGATATAGAACTCTTTAAGTGGATGCTGGGTTCTTTAGAGAGTGCGACTATAGACTATACGAAGTTTTTTAGAACACTCTCTGCTTATGATGGAGATAAAAAAAATATCTTAGATATGGCAGTGTTTCAGACACCACTTAGTGAATGGCTAGATGCTTATGATGAGAGACTAAAAAAAGAGACCCTGTCTAATGAAAAGAGACATACTCAGATGCTAAAAACTAATCCAAAATACATCTTGAAAAATCATATCTTACAAGAAGCTATAGAAAAAGCACAACAGGGAGAGTACTCGATGATTGATGAATTACTCATAGTTGCTCACAGTCCATTTGAAGAGCATCTAGAGTTGGAGCATCTGGCTAAAGCAACACCTTTAAAGTCAAAAAACATCAAGCTAAGTTGTTCTTCTTAA
- a CDS encoding SagB/ThcOx family dehydrogenase, protein MNKSLQMVYEYHKTTKHAQHKYARSLGYMDWNTQPDPFRVYNGAKTIKLPLAIQNSTPPYHLLDAELPSAPVVKESISQLLQFSMGLAAYKESDGGSWAVRCNASSGNLHPTETYLVLPPLMQEQVGKSSIYHYRPKDHALEELASFETSFWKKLPEGSFIVGLSSISWREVWKYGERAFRYTQLDAGHAWQAFIVSAKMLGWKVNRLDSVSDADISTLLGLTQKTRFFEDENPDMLFVISPKDVNPKLSLDALVDSVPLKFEGIANKLSPSMQKWDIIPAIEEATSDAQIPQPTTLRSEITRTPSRESKDVVLNRRSVHVMQKDISTITKEQFHNMLSSILDSQDAKENSAHLAIFIHQVEGYQSGLYILVRNFRDRDDLEKEMDAKFRWSHTEFEHLYLLQTRDLCATSKAISCSQDIASDGAFSLGMLCNFTDQLQMYGAHRYKELYWECGAIGQQLYLEATSMGLSGTGIGCFLDDDMHGLLGLTNNRYQILYHFTVGRGYVDSRIATRPAYES, encoded by the coding sequence ATGAATAAATCACTACAGATGGTATATGAGTACCACAAAACTACAAAACATGCTCAACATAAATATGCTCGCTCGCTTGGCTACATGGACTGGAATACGCAACCCGACCCATTTAGAGTTTACAACGGAGCTAAAACTATAAAACTACCTTTAGCAATACAAAACTCAACTCCACCATATCATCTGCTAGATGCAGAGCTACCATCAGCCCCAGTTGTAAAAGAGTCTATCTCTCAGCTTTTGCAGTTCTCTATGGGTCTAGCTGCTTACAAAGAATCTGATGGAGGTTCATGGGCAGTAAGATGTAATGCTTCTAGTGGAAACCTACATCCGACTGAGACTTATCTTGTGCTTCCTCCTCTTATGCAAGAGCAAGTTGGTAAAAGTAGCATCTATCACTACAGACCAAAAGATCATGCACTAGAAGAACTTGCAAGTTTTGAGACATCATTCTGGAAAAAACTGCCAGAGGGAAGTTTCATAGTAGGACTATCTAGCATCTCATGGCGTGAAGTTTGGAAGTATGGAGAGCGTGCATTTCGCTATACGCAGCTAGATGCAGGACATGCATGGCAGGCTTTTATAGTATCTGCTAAGATGCTTGGATGGAAAGTGAATAGACTAGACAGCGTAAGCGATGCTGACATCTCTACTCTTTTAGGACTGACTCAAAAAACAAGATTCTTTGAAGATGAAAATCCAGATATGCTTTTTGTTATCTCACCCAAAGATGTAAACCCTAAACTATCATTAGATGCATTAGTAGATAGTGTTCCACTAAAGTTTGAAGGCATAGCAAACAAACTAAGTCCATCCATGCAAAAGTGGGATATAATCCCCGCAATAGAAGAAGCAACATCAGATGCACAAATCCCTCAGCCAACAACTCTAAGAAGTGAGATAACAAGAACTCCAAGTAGAGAGTCAAAAGACGTAGTTCTAAACAGACGAAGTGTTCATGTAATGCAAAAAGATATTTCTACAATTACAAAAGAGCAGTTTCATAATATGCTCTCTAGTATTTTAGATTCTCAAGATGCAAAAGAAAATTCTGCCCATTTAGCTATCTTTATTCATCAGGTTGAGGGTTATCAATCTGGTCTATATATTTTAGTGCGAAACTTTAGAGATAGGGATGACTTGGAAAAAGAGATGGACGCCAAGTTTCGTTGGAGTCATACAGAGTTTGAGCATCTCTACCTGCTTCAGACAAGAGACCTTTGTGCAACCTCAAAAGCCATAAGCTGTTCTCAAGACATAGCAAGTGATGGAGCATTTAGTCTTGGAATGTTGTGTAACTTCACTGATCAGCTTCAAATGTATGGAGCACATAGATATAAAGAACTTTACTGGGAGTGTGGAGCTATCGGTCAGCAACTATATTTAGAAGCCACTTCTATGGGACTCTCTGGAACAGGAATAGGATGTTTCTTAGATGATGATATGCATGGTCTGCTTGGACTTACAAATAATCGTTATCAGATTTTGTACCACTTTACTGTAGGACGTGGTTATGTGGATAGCCGTATTGCGACTCGACCGGCGTATGAGAGTTAA